The DNA segment cagtttttctctttaatcagagtagtgataaagtgaggattatttgttcatttgtgaacatatgaaatattttattttaaatattatattcacatcttactggatatgttcattttaaattataaacaactcaatataatttaatatgaacataatgtgaatatttaccaaaattatttttttaatattatttgcattttaaatttcaagaataaatgcaaacataatattaaatttgcatgtacacatcaaacacttatccataatatttgacattatatataacatgcaaaaataatttctaaacatgtattagaaaTTACTTCGAACTTagattattttaatgtgtacaaattatttaaccaaaatgctatatgtatatcgaattatacatataacttaataacactttaaataataataaacctGAATCACCGACACAATGTTATCTCATAACAATAtttcattataataatattttttttaaacaatgttatctcataaaaatatttcattataataataatattttttttaaaaaaatattattattattattatttgcatAATAATTGAAGACTTcaattttggatctcaaaacataCACCGCACCTAAATGAACACAATTGAAAACATGTAGGCTCCATATATTAAATACATacattattatcaaatttattattattattatttaaaataataataaatttgaaccGCCGAATTGTTGGGAAATTGAAGACATTCAATTTATACTTGTGGGctcttttatataaaatattttttaaaaattaaaaaactaaattaattgCCTAAACGTGTAGGCTCCATTTGTAATAATTCAACATGCACAATATCACGAGATAATTGAATTCATATGCATTATTGATATCAAACTCTCCGTCTTTAACACAGAGTGTGCACTATCAATTTTCAGAAACTTTCTTAATGTTCTCAAAAATTTGCTCTCccaaaaaaattttctcttttcattttcaaattcagaaactttatttaattttcaagatttcagCCGAGAACTCCAAAGTGCAATTAAGAGCAGAATTCTGAGGTAAGTTTCTGAATATTATTATGTCCGTcttcaattttcaaatttcttacgtaaaacttctaaaaatttcttaaagttcttgatatgaaaacaaatattttcaagacaGAGGTatcatggctctgataccaaatgttagaaattttctctaaaatcatgtttctgcacgtatataaatatgataaacaaATATGCGGAAGTTAAATCGAGCGTTACCTCCAGCCATTGAATCATCTTTAAGTGTTTTGATTTTCCTccgattgaagccttctaaacactccaatCTCTCTATAGATGGTGTATTATTCTGTATGAGATTGTATGTTTAGGGACCTTAAtcgctgctatttataggcatctcataccatcaacgagTTTATTGTGGGAGCTTGATTGTTAAAGGAAGAGGTGCGTGCacgtctcaattttctaaaatttgaggCTGCATGTGCTGTTCGTCAAAATTGTAGGCTTTTTGGCCGTTGCCAATTCCTACACGTCACGCCTCTTTTAAtatgtgtcatatttcttacatAGAACACTTACATGGCGACCACCGGGAAGGCGCCTGATTGATGAAGATTTTTTGTTACACAGAGGCGTGAAAATGCTCTCTTGGTCGATGTTTCCTTCCTCTTGAATCGCAAGATCAAGAGTTTTTTGACAATCAGCTGAAGGATGAACGCGGGAGGATAAAGCGCATGTGTTCTTGAGTAGTTGAAAAGTCGAATCCGAAATCAAACCAGTAATCCACCAATGTTCTAGCATGTCCTTATAATCATAGTAATCATCCATGAGAATGTTCCCCAACTAGCAAAACATAAGAATCAAACATGGAAATATAAGATGATACATCCGAAACATTAAACGAAAGTGAACCGATATATACGGTGCAAGAACTCGTGTTTACTTTAGTACCAAGAATCCCTTCAGATTTATGACTGGGTTTTCGATTCCCTTGTTCTTTTCATGTATAATTTGAGCTAGTTGAGGCCCATAATGTCCTAAAAGAAATGATGATTTTGCCAATATCAGATTTTCCCCCCACCTATGTCACGTTtaaatatttccaaaaaaaaggaaaaaaaaaactgctTACCGGCATAACTTTCCCCAGTTATGTAGAAATCCCTGTATTTGTACTGAGGAAACCTTTCGAACCATTTGACAAGAAAGATGTATGAATCTTCAGCTAAAATTTCGCGAACCAGTTATAAGAAATAATCGGAACCAAGTGAAATAATGAACGAAACTTGTAGTCCGAACTTGAAGTATGACTATAAATGAGCGAAGCTGCGGCATACCTGTTCTTTGATCACCTGCGGTATACAAGTCTGATGAAGTATTCGAGTACGCAAAACCAGCCCCACTCGGTGAATCCAAGAAAAGCAAGTTTGCCACTACAACATTTGAAGAATGGCTTCATGTGTTTGTGTCTTTCTTTCTTACAATAGTTTATGAGTTTGATggttaaataataaaacaacataGAGATGATCTAAAGACATGGGGAAAAAAAACCAAGACATACAATGGCTCCACGAATAGCGATTGAGGCTAAGTGATTTCCCATCAGAATTAACATTTAAAGGCCCGATTTCTTGAACAGCACCATAGCCTATGGAAGAGCAACCGGGCCCTCCATTTAGCCACAAAAGCAGTGGCTTCGACTCCGGCCCTCTGCGTGTAGGCGCTTCAGTTAACCAGTAAAAGAGTGCTCTTCCAGCCTCGTCATTCACTGTTACATAGCCTGAATATTGATCAAAATCAACTTTTGCAGGCTGTCCAGGTAAAGATGATATCTTATCATTTTCTTGCTCTGCATTGTAATAACAGAGACAAAGATTGCCCAcaaaaatatgtgaaaaaagAAGGTAAAAGATGCATGAAATTTGCTCTAGTTTATACTTCATTGGATCAGGAAATTAACCAACTATACCGAAAGATTTCTCACTTGGGGTAccatcaagaaaatatttgcTGGTACTTGTATTTCAGTTAGAATAATGGACAAAAAATTGTTAGAAAAACCATAAAATTCCACATACCATATCTTTTTGTCGAATCTATAT comes from the Primulina huaijiensis isolate GDHJ02 chromosome 8, ASM1229523v2, whole genome shotgun sequence genome and includes:
- the LOC140982399 gene encoding serine carboxypeptidase-like 27, which codes for MKYKLEQISCIFYLLFSHIFVGNLCLCYYNAEQENDKISSLPGQPAKVDFDQYSGYVTVNDEAGRALFYWLTEAPTRRGPESKPLLLWLNGGPGCSSIGYGAVQEIGPLNVNSDGKSLSLNRYSWSHLANLLFLDSPSGAGFAYSNTSSDLYTAGDQRTAEDSYIFLVKWFERFPQYKYRDFYITGESYAGHYGPQLAQIIHEKNKGIENPVINLKGFLLGNILMDDYYDYKDMLEHWWITGLISDSTFQLLKNTCALSSRVHPSADCQKTLDLAIQEEGNIDQESIFTPLCNKKSSSIRRLPGGRHRPWPSKAYDPCTESYFTAYFNLPEVQKAFHANTTGIPYPWVACSDVLFNNWTDSSPSILPIYQELIAAGLRIWIFSGNDDSVAPVPSTRYALNALNLPIITNWYPWYISEKVGGWCRVYEGLTYVIVNGAGHKVPLHRPSEALVLTKSYLENNPMPELSPTLEPTGGAVFQDS